The Deinococcus detaillensis genome includes the window GCCGCTGCTGATCCACGCCGCAGCGGGCCGCGACTTCCAAGAGCCGACTGGGGCGGGTTTCCACCAGATGGGTGATTTCTGCGCCCTGCGCCGCCAAATGCCGCGCGTAGACGTCCGCGCCCCGGTTGCCGCAGCCGATGATGGCCACCTTGGTTTTGCCCGCCCTGCTCACACCGGCCACCGCCCGAATCCCAGCAAGCCCGCCTTTAGCCGTTTGCCGTACTCGCCCTCCCCCAACGTCTCCACGCTGACGGCCATCTGCGTGGCGTTGGCGTGAACCATCCGCTCTGCGCCGAGCATCACGCCGACGTGTCCAGCAAAAAATGCCAGGTCGCCGCGCCGCGCCGTGCCGACTGGCCTCAAAGCGGCTTGCTGCTGATCGGCGTCACGCGGCAGGCCGCGCCCAAAGGCGGCGTACACCAGTTGGCTCAGGCCCGAACAATCCAGCCCCCAGGCGCTGCGCCCGCCCCAGACATACGGCGTGTCCACAAATCTCAGCGCCAGCGCCGCCGAGTCCGTGTCTGACAGCGGCTCAGCACAGACGGCCTGTACGAAGCCGCCCTCCACAGCGAGCCACTGCCGCCCGCCCTCGCTCACCATTTCACCGCTGCCGCCCGCCAACTCCGCGCCCAAGCACACCTCTGCCACTTTCTGGGCTTTGATGCTCGGCTGGGCGTAGACGTGCCCGCGCAGCGCCGTGATCTTGAGCGGCGGTCTTTGCAGTGGCGCTACAGACTGCTCAGCCAAGCCCTCTACCCGCGCAAAGCCCAGATAGCCGTCGTGCAAGGTTCTGAGCCAGGCCCAGCCGTCAGGCCGCTGCACGATGATTTCCAGCGCCTCGCCCGGCAGCGCTTCGCTGACCTGCGGGCTGAGGGCGTCAGGCCGGGCCCGCAGGCTCAGCCGCGCCGCGCCGCAGCGGGCCGCCACCGGCTCCACGAACCGGAACGAAGTGTCCAGCCTTCCCAGCAGTGAAAGTTCGGCGAGCCGGCCCACTTCGTCGTAAGCGTGAATCCGGCTGTCCAGTTCGCTCACAGGTTGGCCCCCAGCCACCTCAGCCAGTTGCCGCCCATCACGCCGTCACGCGCTTCATCCGGAAACACCTCGGCCAAGCGTCCCAAGTCGCTGGCCTGATCAATTCCCAGCGGCGTTTTCTCGTTGCCGAAGCCGCCGTCGAGGTCGCTGCCCAGCCCGACTTTGTCCCAGCCGATCAGCTCGGCGTACCGCTCGGCGTGGCGCAGCACCTGCTGCAACTCCACACGCGGGTCGCCCAGCACCCAGCCGCCTTTTAGGAAGCTGTCGACCAGCACCAGCCCGATGATCCCGCCGCGCTCTCCGATGGCGCGGGCCATCTCGTCGCTCAGATGCCGGTTGCCCTCCGCCGAACCGAGCTTCAAGACCGCTCGGCTGTTGCTGTGTGAAGCAAAGCAGCGCGGTTGGAGTTCTACAGCCTCAAAAAAAGCCTGCTCATCGAGATGTGACAAATCCTGAGCCACCCCGAGTTCGCGCATTCCGGCGAGCAGCTCGCGCCCGCGCTCAGTCAGTGGCCCAGCCGCCGCCGTGCCGCCCGCGAAGCGCGTTTTGCCCCAGCTCAGCCCGATGGCCCGCACGCCCTCCTTATGCCAAAACGGCAAGTCGTCCACGTCTCGCAGCGGATCAGCGCCTTCCATCAGCAGCACCACGCCCAGCGGGGAAGCCGCCGGATCGCCCAGGTGTTGGTCATACTTCGCGGCGTGCGCCGAAATCTCGGCTCCGCTGCCCAGCAGCCGAATAAACCCGCCGTCCTGCCAGCGCTGGTACTGCTCCAACTGGCTGATGGCCTGCGCCCGCGCTCCGCGCCAATCGGTGTAGCCGGCGTGGTCATTGGTCTGCGGCGCGGCAAACAGCGTGCCCAAACACAGCCCCACACCAGCCCGCCGCAGCTCCTCAAAGCTGACGGTGGCGGTCTGCCCCTCCACCGGATCGCACGCCCGCAGTGCCCCGAGTCCCAACGTCAAATCCCGTCCCAGTGAAGCGTTGTACGCCAAATCCAAATGCCCATCAATCCACATATTCACTCCTTGAATATATACAAGACCACAAGTATTTAGACTCTCACACCAACTTCAACACCTCTTCCAACTCCCAAATCGCCCCCTCCGCCTGACCGCTCAAGTCCACCAGCTCGGCCCGCATGCCCACCGCCCGCGCCGCCAAGACATTTTCCAGCTTGTCATCCAAAAACAACACCGCCGCCGGCTCGACCTCCAGCACCTGGGCCGCCAGCAAAAACACTTCGGCCTCGGGTTTGTGGACGCCCAGCAAGCAACTGCTCAGCGCCACGTTCACCACGTCGGCCACCCCAATCGCCTGCAAGGTGGGCCAGATGTCGGGCAAGGTGTTGCTCAGCACCCCGGTTTTCAGGCCACGCCGCCGCAGTTCCAGCAGCACCCCACGGGCCTGCGGTGCGGGCTTCATAAAAGCGTGATAGGGAAACTGTGCCACCAGCGCCGTTCCCTGTTCGGCTCTCAGGCCCAGCCCCGCCGCCAGCCGCGCCGCGTAGTCTTGCCAAAAGACCTGCTCATCGCCGAGACTGCGCAGCGCCCACCAACCGCCAAACTCGGTTTCCCAGTGCCGCCGCATGACGCCGAGCACCGTGCGGGCCTCCAAGCCAAACTGCTCGGCGGCCCACTCGGCAGCCTGGTGATACACCGAGGCGTCCATCACGCTGAGGGTGTCGTCGCGGTCAAAGAGAACGGCTTTGATCCTCGTCACAGTTTCCCCAGTATGAACGCCGCCGCCGTCTTGGGCGGCAAACTCAGGTGCAAGTACCCGCCTGAAACGCTCATCTTGGCGCTGCTGAGCGTTTCACCCGGATCGAGAAACAGCCCCCGCGTCAGCGCTTGAGGGGCCAGCGAAGTCTTGACCGAGTAGCTGGCCCGCCCATCGCCGTTATGCCAAACCACCAGCACCCTTTGTCCGCTCTTTTTGTCTTCGCGCAGCAGCACCATCAAGTTTGCGCTGAGGCTGTCCGGCAGGTTCAAGCGCGTCTGTGTTCCCAGCGAAAGCGCTGCCGAGGCCCGCCGCACCTTGATGGCGTTTTTCGTGACTTCAAAAACCTGTTTCTCGGCTGGCGTCCACTGGCTTTCAAAACGCATATCGCGGCGGTTGTCGGGGTCTGCGCCGCCGCGCATGGCGATCTCGGTGCCCTGCCAGATCACCGGCACGCCGCGCAAGGTCATCAGCGCCCGCAGCCCGTACTTGGTGCGCTGAATGCCGGTGTCTTCAAATAAGCTGCCCTGCGCGAAACGCGGCAAGTCGTGGTTGTCCAAAAACAGCGCCACCTCATCCGGCTTGGGTACGCTGTTCAGGGCGTCGAGGGCGCTGGCCACCCGGCTCAGCCCGCTGCCGCCCATGACGCTCTGCTTCATAGCGTCTTGAAGTTGGAAATCGAACAAGCTGTCAAATCCGGCTTTTTGATACTGGGCAACGCTCAGCGCGTCGGCTCCGTAATACTCGCCGAGCGTCCACGTCCCCGCCGCTTTATCACGGGTCAGCAGCGCCGTCAAAAAGTCTTGCGGCACATTCTTGATGGCGTCGTAACGGAAGGCGTCTACTCCCTGGCCGCGCCAGTACGCGTCATTCTGAAACAAAAAGTCCTTCACGGCCGGGTCTTCTTGCCGCAAATCCGGCAATCCGGCCAGCGGGCAGACCACGTCTTTGTTGGTCGCCTTGTCACAGTCGGCTTGCGTGTGAAACCAGCTCGGCTGGGCCTGCACGGCAGGGGCCAAGTACCCGAAGTGATTGATGACCTGATCCAGCACCACCTTAAAGCCGCCCGCGTGCGCCGCCTTGACCAAGTCCTCCCACTGCGCCTGCGTGCCGAAATGCGAATCCACCTTCCTGAAGTCGGCGGGCCAGTAGCCGTGATAAGCGTCGGTGTCAAAGCTGCGGCCCGTTTGCTGCTGATAAATTGGCGTCAGCCACACCGCCGAGACCCCGAGGTCAGTCAGGTAACTCAGCTTGCTGGTCAAGCCCGCCAAATCCCCGCCGTGCCACGCCCGGGGGTTTGCGAGATCCGCATCGCCGTCGTTGCTCGGGTCGCCGTTAAAAAAGCGGTCGGGCATCACCTGGTAAATGACTTGTCCAGCAAATGACGCCGCCGAAAGTGACGCTGCCGAAGCAGGGGAGAGCAGCGCGGCACTCAGGAAAGCGAGTACGGGGAAAGAGCATTTGGCCATGCCCAGCAGTTTACCCGCCCTGCTCCCTGTTATACGCTCCGCCCGTTGCCCGCGCCGCATGCCGTAAACTGCTGGGCATGCCTGAACAGCCCTCACTCCTCGTCATGAAATTCGGCGGCACCAATATGGGTGACGCCGCCGCCATTCGCCACTCGGCGTACCTCTCGCAGCGCAGCTCTAAAGAAGGCGTCAAGGTGGTGGTGGTGGTTTCGGCGATGGCGGGCGTGACCAATCAACTGCTCGGGATCGCCGAAGCCGCTGAAAAAGGCGACATCGCGCTGGCCAACGACCAGATCGCGGGCCTGAGAACCCGCCACTTCACGGCGGCCCAAGACCTCGGCGCGGCTCCTGACAGCGGAGTGGTGCGCGAAATCCGTGAACTGCTCGAAACCCTGCGCCAAG containing:
- a CDS encoding C40 family peptidase, which codes for MSELDSRIHAYDEVGRLAELSLLGRLDTSFRFVEPVAARCGAARLSLRARPDALSPQVSEALPGEALEIIVQRPDGWAWLRTLHDGYLGFARVEGLAEQSVAPLQRPPLKITALRGHVYAQPSIKAQKVAEVCLGAELAGGSGEMVSEGGRQWLAVEGGFVQAVCAEPLSDTDSAALALRFVDTPYVWGGRSAWGLDCSGLSQLVYAAFGRGLPRDADQQQAALRPVGTARRGDLAFFAGHVGVMLGAERMVHANATQMAVSVETLGEGEYGKRLKAGLLGFGRWPV
- a CDS encoding dipeptidase is translated as MWIDGHLDLAYNASLGRDLTLGLGALRACDPVEGQTATVSFEELRRAGVGLCLGTLFAAPQTNDHAGYTDWRGARAQAISQLEQYQRWQDGGFIRLLGSGAEISAHAAKYDQHLGDPAASPLGVVLLMEGADPLRDVDDLPFWHKEGVRAIGLSWGKTRFAGGTAAAGPLTERGRELLAGMRELGVAQDLSHLDEQAFFEAVELQPRCFASHSNSRAVLKLGSAEGNRHLSDEMARAIGERGGIIGLVLVDSFLKGGWVLGDPRVELQQVLRHAERYAELIGWDKVGLGSDLDGGFGNEKTPLGIDQASDLGRLAEVFPDEARDGVMGGNWLRWLGANL
- a CDS encoding HAD-IA family hydrolase; this encodes MTRIKAVLFDRDDTLSVMDASVYHQAAEWAAEQFGLEARTVLGVMRRHWETEFGGWWALRSLGDEQVFWQDYAARLAAGLGLRAEQGTALVAQFPYHAFMKPAPQARGVLLELRRRGLKTGVLSNTLPDIWPTLQAIGVADVVNVALSSCLLGVHKPEAEVFLLAAQVLEVEPAAVLFLDDKLENVLAARAVGMRAELVDLSGQAEGAIWELEEVLKLV
- a CDS encoding alpha-amylase family glycosyl hydrolase codes for the protein MAKCSFPVLAFLSAALLSPASAASLSAASFAGQVIYQVMPDRFFNGDPSNDGDADLANPRAWHGGDLAGLTSKLSYLTDLGVSAVWLTPIYQQQTGRSFDTDAYHGYWPADFRKVDSHFGTQAQWEDLVKAAHAGGFKVVLDQVINHFGYLAPAVQAQPSWFHTQADCDKATNKDVVCPLAGLPDLRQEDPAVKDFLFQNDAYWRGQGVDAFRYDAIKNVPQDFLTALLTRDKAAGTWTLGEYYGADALSVAQYQKAGFDSLFDFQLQDAMKQSVMGGSGLSRVASALDALNSVPKPDEVALFLDNHDLPRFAQGSLFEDTGIQRTKYGLRALMTLRGVPVIWQGTEIAMRGGADPDNRRDMRFESQWTPAEKQVFEVTKNAIKVRRASAALSLGTQTRLNLPDSLSANLMVLLREDKKSGQRVLVVWHNGDGRASYSVKTSLAPQALTRGLFLDPGETLSSAKMSVSGGYLHLSLPPKTAAAFILGKL